A portion of the Juglans microcarpa x Juglans regia isolate MS1-56 chromosome 1D, Jm3101_v1.0, whole genome shotgun sequence genome contains these proteins:
- the LOC121235373 gene encoding uncharacterized protein LOC121235373, whose protein sequence is MNHRIAALQIARIISLLPIPSSTSFFNSENHMDHMSSSDSDEVEILMSRNCPQVKNECIDAEIVEEQCDVNVRDGLDVGDGVNMEDHVDKVNLEDRVNVGDGDGVNVEDGDEVIVISNQQKKMRCSIYKIEGHAKNKCHSMMYSTY, encoded by the exons ATGAATCATCGCATTGCTGCCCTCCAAATTGCGCGAATAATCTCACTACTGCCCATTCCTTCATCGACATCTTTCTTCAATTCTGAAAATCACATG GATCATATGTCGAGTTCGGATAGTGATGAAGTTGAGATACTAATGAGTAGAAACTGTCCACAAGTTAAAAATGAATGTATTGATGCTGAAATTGTGGAAGAACAATGTGATGTGAATGTGAGAGATGGATTGGATGTTGGAGATGGTGTGAATATGGAAGATCATGTAGATAAAGTGAACTTGGAAGATAGAGTGAATgtaggagatggagatggagtgaATGTGGAAGATGGAGATGAAGTCATTGTGATTTCCAATCAGCAAAAAAAAATGCGTTGTAGCATTTACAAGATTGAGGGTCATGCAAAGAACAAATGCCATTCAATGATGTATAGTACTTATTAA